The Streptomyces sp. NBC_01353 genome contains a region encoding:
- a CDS encoding FAD-binding oxidoreductase, with translation MKTDNVEYTTFSGWVDPPDNVQSALNGDVTCAVAVVGGGLAGMSTALRLAERGQDVVLLEAEFCGHGSASRNAGQLAGAPGGDIQLLNLLYRKRFPDIVRFAENSAHFVEHLIERLDIDCDYEATGNVCVAVSRGQMGRVRRVTKILQRSGANVELGTSAELGIPRGFLGGMRESVGGMMNPGKFSLGIRRAVLSSSARVFERTRVTDITRDGGHVAIRTPGGVVRANKSVLATNAFGGALSITPKRLSVPIWVTEVETEPIDPARLAALGWTSRSGVVTQHNFMENYRLTSRNTIVFGVRRIERGKNYPLPSRKPDEAVVADLARGFETRFPALADVAAARAWGGWIGITSSWLPLAGKIDDDVFYSVACNGHGLAQAPYLGSLIADLIVDGEQHEDLKALWVKKPRFPRPVMMGAPGLRTIWAVDRFNDRVNGSRRNARRGAAPVN, from the coding sequence ATGAAAACGGACAACGTCGAGTACACCACCTTCAGCGGGTGGGTCGACCCGCCCGACAACGTCCAGTCCGCCCTGAACGGAGACGTCACCTGTGCGGTCGCGGTCGTGGGCGGAGGCCTGGCCGGCATGTCGACGGCGCTGCGGCTGGCCGAGCGTGGCCAGGACGTGGTGTTGCTGGAGGCCGAGTTCTGCGGCCACGGCTCTGCCTCGCGCAACGCCGGGCAGCTGGCAGGTGCCCCGGGCGGCGACATCCAGCTCCTGAACCTGCTCTACCGCAAGAGGTTTCCCGACATCGTTCGGTTCGCCGAGAACTCCGCGCACTTCGTGGAGCACCTGATCGAACGACTGGACATCGATTGCGACTACGAGGCGACCGGCAACGTCTGCGTCGCGGTGTCTCGCGGACAGATGGGTCGCGTGCGTCGCGTGACCAAGATCCTGCAGAGGTCCGGTGCGAACGTCGAACTCGGCACGAGCGCGGAGCTCGGCATCCCCCGCGGATTCCTCGGCGGGATGCGCGAGTCCGTGGGCGGGATGATGAACCCCGGCAAGTTCAGCCTGGGCATCCGCCGCGCCGTCCTCTCCTCGAGCGCCCGGGTCTTCGAGCGGACGAGGGTCACCGACATCACGCGGGACGGCGGTCATGTCGCCATCAGGACACCCGGAGGTGTGGTGCGCGCGAACAAGAGCGTGCTCGCGACGAACGCCTTCGGCGGCGCGCTGTCCATCACTCCGAAGCGACTCTCCGTGCCGATCTGGGTCACCGAGGTGGAGACCGAGCCGATCGACCCCGCGCGCCTGGCAGCCCTGGGGTGGACCAGCCGGTCGGGCGTGGTCACCCAACACAACTTCATGGAGAACTACCGGCTGACCTCGCGCAATACCATCGTGTTCGGCGTCCGCCGGATCGAACGCGGGAAGAACTACCCGCTTCCTTCGAGGAAGCCGGACGAGGCGGTCGTCGCCGATCTCGCGCGCGGCTTCGAGACGCGCTTCCCCGCGCTGGCCGATGTCGCAGCCGCTCGCGCTTGGGGTGGATGGATCGGGATCACCTCGTCGTGGCTTCCGCTCGCCGGCAAGATCGACGACGACGTCTTCTACTCGGTCGCCTGCAACGGCCACGGCCTGGCCCAGGCACCGTACCTCGGCTCACTCATCGCCGACCTGATCGTGGACGGGGAGCAGCACGAGGACCTGAAGGCGCTCTGGGTGAAGAAGCCCCGGTTCCCGCGCCCCGTGATGATGGGCGCTCCAGGGCTTCGAACCATCTGGGCCGTCGATCGCTTCAACGACCGCGTCAACGGAAGCCGGCGGAACGCCCGACGCGGCGCGGCTCCGGTGAACTGA
- a CDS encoding transporter translates to MTTPLLLSSGVLDPVGSAARAPVISAFLVFIGLCLLWVFTLASQDDRPENLHIADRSLSPVFNGFALAGEFITVVTLFAVSGAIALFGYDGFASAVDSVLALGVLLLFARKIRASGHYTLGGLFSLRASGQGPRTAAAVVTLVITIPLLMVQLRAAGISAALLIGMSSDAAQVVCTVLMGCLVACFAGVADLRGTSFVQVVKVPVTLVTLAVVTLLALRKFSWSPGALLSAAVERSTDPDAYLSRGLWAHTAGLGPLNTISDHVIVVLGTAMMPHLILRVAASQNGWYARRSTSIAVGLTGAFYLLLITTGFAAAAVVGSEVIGGVDANGQTAPILLASGVLGQASTARVVLITVMACVAFLAVLTAVTSVTFAAAVSLTRDVLARTGRPLTNQGEIRALRSVVVALCVGGLTLAAAVHQYPVEFLVTFSLSVAATCVFPVLVYSFFWPGFNRRGLSWSVYGGLFLCTVLTVCSPIVSGTAYALWPEAAFDWYPFHTPGLFSVPAAFLLGWLGSRRPSRRAEGDPRQAAYDRVRG, encoded by the coding sequence GTGACCACTCCGCTTCTCCTGAGCTCGGGCGTACTCGATCCGGTCGGCTCGGCCGCCCGGGCCCCCGTGATCAGTGCCTTCCTGGTCTTCATCGGCCTGTGTCTGCTGTGGGTCTTCACCCTCGCGAGCCAGGACGACCGTCCGGAGAACCTCCACATCGCCGATCGGTCCCTATCGCCGGTCTTCAACGGCTTCGCCCTGGCGGGCGAGTTCATCACGGTCGTCACCCTGTTCGCGGTCTCGGGGGCGATCGCCCTCTTCGGGTACGACGGGTTCGCCTCAGCCGTCGACAGCGTCCTCGCGCTCGGTGTTCTACTCCTCTTCGCCCGGAAGATCCGCGCCAGCGGCCACTACACGCTCGGCGGCCTCTTCTCCCTGCGTGCGTCAGGCCAAGGACCGCGCACGGCGGCGGCGGTGGTGACGCTCGTCATCACGATCCCTCTGCTCATGGTCCAGCTGCGGGCCGCCGGCATCAGCGCGGCCCTCCTGATCGGCATGTCGAGCGACGCGGCCCAGGTGGTCTGCACGGTGCTGATGGGCTGCCTCGTCGCCTGTTTCGCGGGGGTGGCGGACCTGAGGGGCACCAGCTTCGTGCAGGTCGTCAAGGTGCCCGTCACGCTGGTGACGCTCGCGGTGGTCACCCTGCTCGCCCTGCGGAAGTTCTCGTGGAGCCCGGGCGCCCTGCTCTCGGCCGCGGTGGAACGGAGTACGGATCCGGACGCGTATCTGAGCCGGGGACTCTGGGCGCACACGGCGGGGCTCGGCCCGCTGAACACCATCAGCGACCACGTCATCGTCGTTCTCGGTACGGCGATGATGCCGCACCTGATCCTCCGTGTCGCCGCCTCGCAGAACGGGTGGTACGCACGACGGTCCACGAGCATCGCGGTGGGGCTGACAGGTGCCTTCTACCTCCTCCTGATCACGACCGGATTCGCGGCGGCAGCCGTGGTCGGCAGCGAGGTGATCGGCGGGGTCGACGCGAACGGCCAGACGGCCCCGATCCTGCTCGCCTCCGGCGTCCTCGGCCAGGCGTCGACGGCACGCGTGGTCCTCATCACCGTCATGGCGTGCGTCGCCTTCCTCGCCGTGCTGACAGCGGTGACCAGTGTGACCTTCGCCGCCGCCGTCTCCCTCACGCGCGACGTCCTCGCCCGGACCGGCCGCCCTCTCACGAACCAGGGCGAGATCCGGGCTCTCCGCTCGGTCGTCGTCGCCCTGTGCGTGGGCGGCCTGACGCTGGCCGCCGCGGTCCACCAGTACCCCGTCGAGTTCCTGGTCACCTTCTCGCTGAGTGTCGCGGCGACGTGCGTCTTCCCCGTGCTGGTCTACTCCTTCTTCTGGCCGGGGTTCAACCGCCGAGGGCTGTCGTGGTCGGTCTACGGCGGACTGTTCCTCTGCACGGTGCTCACGGTCTGCTCGCCCATCGTCTCCGGCACCGCGTACGCGCTGTGGCCGGAAGCGGCATTCGACTGGTACCCGTTCCACACCCCCGGCCTGTTCTCCGTCCCGGCGGCGTTCCTCCTCGGGTGGCTCGGCAGCAGGAGGCCGTCCCGGCGGGCCGAGGGCGATCCTCGGCAGGCCGCGTACGACCGGGTGAGGGGATAG
- a CDS encoding M15 family metallopeptidase, giving the protein MARGHHPEPPESPHATGAAVDLTLCTAEGVPLWVGSDLQGVWSPHRPTEASAPDPVAAENRGHLRRAMTVAGFINYPVVWRHWSYGDRYWACVTGTRFACYGPVRGPGRRSG; this is encoded by the coding sequence GTGGCCCGGGGCCACCACCCGGAGCCGCCGGAGTCCCCGCACGCCACGGGCGCCGCCGTCGACCTCACCCTGTGCACCGCCGAGGGTGTCCCCCTGTGGGTGGGGTCCGATCTCCAAGGCGTGTGGTCACCGCACCGCCCCACGGAGGCGTCGGCCCCGGATCCCGTCGCGGCCGAGAATCGCGGACACCTGAGGAGAGCCATGACTGTGGCGGGGTTCATCAACTACCCTGTCGTATGGCGGCATTGGTCCTACGGTGATCGTTACTGGGCTTGCGTGACGGGGACACGGTTCGCATGCTATGGCCCGGTTCGAGGGCCGGGCCGCCGCTCCGGGTGA
- a CDS encoding TetR/AcrR family transcriptional regulator, with amino-acid sequence MERRKAILDAAEALLAEQGYEAATLKAAGERAGIPIASMYHYFADRYQVDAELLQRHLGELDRLIGATLAEPRAQTLREAVDVMIDLLLDYLRRHRSCTELWFAGRHTTLDEMVRAFDEAQAERLWRHLVEQRLVPADTPLLVLLLAFEVGTRLFDIAFRRSPAGDDAIIDEARRLVTAYLETYVSKGTR; translated from the coding sequence ATGGAGCGCAGGAAGGCCATCCTCGACGCCGCCGAGGCGCTCCTCGCCGAGCAGGGCTACGAGGCCGCCACTCTTAAGGCTGCCGGCGAGCGCGCCGGCATCCCGATCGCGTCGATGTACCACTACTTCGCCGACCGGTACCAGGTCGACGCCGAACTGCTGCAGCGACACCTGGGTGAGCTGGACCGGCTCATCGGGGCCACACTGGCCGAACCCAGGGCACAGACACTGCGCGAGGCCGTCGATGTCATGATCGACCTGCTCCTCGACTATCTTCGCCGCCACCGCAGCTGTACCGAGCTGTGGTTCGCGGGACGGCACACCACGCTCGACGAGATGGTGCGCGCCTTCGACGAAGCGCAGGCGGAACGGCTCTGGCGTCATCTCGTCGAGCAGCGCCTCGTGCCGGCCGACACCCCCCTGCTCGTCCTGCTGCTCGCCTTCGAGGTGGGCACCCGGCTGTTCGACATCGCGTTCCGGCGCTCGCCTGCTGGCGACGATGCCATCATCGACGAGGCGCGCCGCCTCGTCACCGCGTACCTGGAGACGTACGTTTCCAAAGGGACGCGGTGA
- a CDS encoding succinylglutamate desuccinylase/aspartoacylase family protein, which translates to MIRPAEPGTKTMARVPADLGATAVELPVTRVRGARPGPRVVITAGMHGGEFTGIEAAVRLAALLRPEDVDGEVVICPVANPPAVYDGRLGVSPLDGVNINRVFPGDPHGCPTERLAAWHTEHLIAGADVYVDLHSGGIDESLRDFTAYRLTGDPHLDVRTRALARAMGIEDVILGRTTEGGNSHASAARHGIPALLVEAGQRGDRDPATVARLVDGLLRPLGQAGATDRPAGNAPMEILEWLWATSVTAESTGLWYPAVTAGDDVMAGQPLGHLLDPADPAPRSAPPRPDASSTGCMP; encoded by the coding sequence ATGATCCGGCCCGCCGAACCCGGCACGAAGACCATGGCCCGCGTGCCCGCCGACCTCGGCGCCACCGCCGTCGAGCTTCCTGTCACCCGGGTGCGGGGCGCCCGCCCCGGGCCGCGTGTCGTCATCACCGCCGGGATGCACGGCGGCGAGTTCACCGGCATCGAGGCGGCGGTCCGGCTCGCGGCGCTGCTGAGGCCGGAGGACGTCGACGGGGAGGTGGTGATCTGCCCGGTGGCCAACCCGCCGGCCGTGTACGACGGACGCCTCGGCGTCTCCCCGCTGGACGGTGTGAACATCAACCGAGTCTTCCCCGGCGACCCGCACGGCTGCCCCACCGAGCGGCTCGCCGCCTGGCACACCGAGCATCTCATCGCCGGGGCAGATGTCTACGTAGACCTACACTCCGGCGGCATCGACGAGAGCCTGCGCGACTTCACCGCATACCGCCTGACCGGCGATCCCCACCTCGACGTCCGGACCCGAGCACTGGCTCGCGCCATGGGCATCGAGGACGTGATTCTCGGCCGCACCACCGAGGGCGGCAACAGCCATGCCTCCGCCGCCCGCCACGGTATCCCCGCCCTGCTCGTCGAGGCCGGCCAACGCGGCGACCGCGACCCAGCAACCGTGGCCCGCCTCGTCGACGGCCTCCTGCGGCCACTGGGCCAGGCCGGCGCGACGGACCGCCCCGCCGGCAATGCGCCGATGGAGATACTCGAATGGCTCTGGGCCACTTCCGTCACCGCGGAGTCGACGGGACTCTGGTACCCGGCCGTCACGGCCGGCGACGACGTGATGGCCGGCCAGCCACTCGGCCACTTGCTCGACCCGGCCGACCCCGCACCCCGGTCGGCTCCCCCGCGACCGGACGCCTCTTCTACGGGATGCATGCCCTGA
- a CDS encoding SDR family oxidoreductase — MHLTKELAVELSPRIRVNAVAQAVVRTRFAAALNEGEDSVAAECPPARLGAPDDIAGGVAFLLSADAAWMTGRAIVVDGGLAAAGGA; from the coding sequence ATGCATCTCACCAAGGAACTGGCCGTCGAACTCAGCCCGCGCATCCGGGTCAACGCAGTCGCTCAGGCCGTGGTGAGGACGAGGTTCGCCGCCGCGCTCAACGAGGGGGAGGACTCGGTCGCGGCGGAGTGCCCGCCGGCGCGACTCGGCGCCCCCGATGACATCGCGGGCGGCGTGGCGTTCCTGCTCTCCGCGGACGCGGCTTGGATGACAGGTCGGGCCATTGTCGTCGACGGCGGTCTCGCAGCGGCGGGCGGTGCCTGA
- a CDS encoding ATP-binding cassette domain-containing protein, with protein MTGGKSNPTYRLTDGGAHWILRRPPSVTLAAAHDMGREYAVSSTAADTPLPVPRRPALCLATRVLATATRRGLRPSFQPVFQDPYDSLSPRLRIRDAVAEPLRVQGRWDPVGGPDLVTELLETVGLDPRLGHRLPHELSHGQCQRVGIARALASDPRLLVLDEPVSALDPSVRAGVLNLLTDLQERMGLSYLFICHDLAVVRHVAYRVAVMDRGRIVETLPAAALYGQGEVHPRTRELLTTAFPRPRAAGAPR; from the coding sequence ATGACCGGCGGAAAGTCCAATCCGACCTACCGCCTCACCGATGGCGGGGCCCACTGGATTCTGCGCCGGCCGCCCTCAGTCACGCTGGCCGCGGCGCACGACATGGGCCGCGAGTACGCGGTGTCGTCGACGGCCGCCGACACCCCGCTCCCGGTGCCCCGGCGGCCCGCCCTCTGCCTCGCCACCCGCGTCCTCGCCACAGCCACTCGTCGAGGACTTCGGCCCTCGTTCCAGCCGGTGTTCCAGGACCCCTACGACTCGCTCAGCCCGCGCCTGCGGATCCGCGACGCGGTGGCGGAGCCGCTGCGGGTCCAGGGCCGGTGGGACCCGGTGGGCGGACCCGACCTGGTGACCGAGCTTCTGGAGACCGTCGGGCTCGATCCCCGGCTCGGGCACCGCCTGCCGCATGAGCTGTCCCACGGCCAGTGCCAACGCGTCGGCATCGCACGGGCGTTGGCGAGCGACCCGCGACTGCTCGTGCTGGACGAGCCGGTGTCGGCACTCGACCCGTCGGTGCGGGCGGGGGTGCTGAACCTGCTGACCGACCTTCAGGAACGGATGGGCCTGTCCTATCTGTTCATCTGCCACGACCTGGCCGTCGTGCGGCACGTCGCCTACCGGGTGGCCGTCATGGACCGCGGCCGAATCGTGGAGACACTGCCGGCCGCGGCCCTGTACGGGCAGGGCGAGGTCCATCCGCGTACCCGGGAGCTGCTCACGACGGCGTTCCCCCGACCTCGTGCCGCAGGAGCCCCCCGATGA
- a CDS encoding HAMP domain-containing sensor histidine kinase, whose product MRRPRLRAVWQRPRPRSLRVRITLMVACVALVPLTACAVTVGITVRSGLLEEARQKTSSPSSPDTHLEAATLSLLPWSDPQASPPVRSPSGGRTQVVPSPAVHQARLNTVMWSLSGSALGLTLLIAGSTWLAAGRLLRPIEAIRSRFADLGAHHLDRRVPVPRGGNEIARLATTVNDTLGRLEAAVDQQRSFVADASHELRTPLAALHMELELALRQPENTNWRQVVTDALGDTLRLQHLTTELLLLARLDAVTGDVGPPGSRVIDMADLVREELGRRRTPSRLTLVPHIGQEPFLVHGSRGLLARVLGNLLDNAERHATTTVIVRLGQGLGRHTLTLEVQDDGPGVPPEHQARIFERFTRLDDARARDTGGAGLGLAIAHRITALHHGTLTLNPKVSGAHFTVRLPAAPDDAYP is encoded by the coding sequence GTGAGACGACCACGTCTGCGCGCGGTCTGGCAGCGGCCGCGCCCGCGCAGCCTGCGTGTACGGATCACGCTGATGGTCGCCTGCGTCGCTCTGGTCCCGCTGACCGCGTGTGCCGTTACGGTCGGGATCACCGTCAGGAGCGGGCTTCTTGAGGAAGCCCGCCAGAAGACCTCCTCGCCGAGCTCGCCGGACACTCACCTCGAAGCGGCGACGCTGTCGCTCCTGCCGTGGTCCGATCCGCAGGCGTCTCCGCCCGTACGATCCCCCTCGGGCGGCAGAACACAAGTGGTCCCTTCGCCGGCGGTCCACCAGGCCCGGCTGAACACCGTCATGTGGTCCCTGAGCGGAAGCGCGCTGGGGCTCACCCTCCTGATCGCGGGCAGCACGTGGCTCGCCGCCGGACGGCTGCTGCGCCCCATCGAGGCCATCCGCTCCAGGTTCGCCGACCTCGGTGCCCATCATCTCGACCGGCGAGTCCCCGTGCCCCGTGGCGGGAACGAGATCGCCCGGCTGGCCACGACGGTGAACGACACCCTCGGCCGGCTCGAGGCAGCAGTCGATCAGCAGCGCAGCTTCGTCGCCGACGCCTCCCACGAACTGCGTACGCCTCTGGCAGCCCTGCACATGGAACTCGAACTCGCCCTGAGGCAACCGGAGAACACCAACTGGCGACAGGTCGTCACCGACGCACTCGGAGACACCCTCCGCCTCCAGCACCTGACCACCGAACTGCTCCTGCTGGCCCGGCTGGATGCCGTCACCGGCGACGTAGGCCCACCCGGCAGCCGCGTGATCGACATGGCCGACCTGGTCCGCGAGGAACTCGGGCGTCGACGAACGCCGTCCCGCCTCACCCTCGTCCCCCACATCGGGCAGGAGCCCTTCCTCGTGCACGGCAGCCGCGGCCTACTCGCCCGCGTCCTCGGTAACCTCCTCGACAACGCGGAACGCCACGCGACCACCACCGTCATCGTCCGCCTGGGCCAGGGACTCGGTCGGCACACACTGACCCTGGAGGTACAAGATGACGGGCCTGGTGTTCCCCCGGAACACCAGGCCCGGATCTTCGAACGCTTCACCCGCCTGGACGATGCCCGCGCCCGCGACACCGGCGGGGCCGGTCTCGGCCTGGCCATCGCCCACCGCATCACCGCACTCCACCACGGCACCCTCACCCTCAACCCCAAGGTCTCAGGTGCGCACTTCACCGTGCGATTGCCAGCAGCCCCTGACGACGCGTATCCATAG
- a CDS encoding response regulator transcription factor, with protein MRILVVEDDLRLAELLRRGLVGEGYAVDVAHDGRSGLDLAFLNGYDALVLDVILPGLNGYRLCGRLREAALWTPVLMLTAKDGEYDEAEGLDTGADDYLTKPFSFVALTARLRALLRRGRPERPAVLQVGDLKIDPATRSCRRGTTPVTLTLREYAVLEYLARRSGETVSKTEVLEHVWDHTFDGDVNVVEVYVSTLRRKIDAPFQRRTIRTVRGIGYRLEAGEGLRR; from the coding sequence ATGCGAATACTGGTGGTGGAGGACGATCTGCGGCTCGCCGAACTGCTACGCCGAGGGCTCGTGGGCGAGGGCTACGCCGTCGACGTCGCCCATGACGGCCGGTCGGGACTGGATCTGGCGTTCCTCAACGGCTACGACGCCCTCGTCCTGGACGTGATACTCCCGGGCCTCAACGGCTACCGGCTGTGCGGCAGGCTGCGCGAGGCCGCTCTCTGGACTCCCGTACTGATGCTGACGGCCAAGGACGGAGAGTACGACGAGGCCGAAGGCCTGGACACCGGTGCCGACGACTACCTCACCAAACCGTTCTCCTTCGTCGCGCTCACCGCCCGGCTGCGTGCCCTGCTGCGGCGCGGCAGGCCCGAGCGCCCCGCCGTCCTCCAGGTCGGGGACCTGAAGATCGACCCCGCCACCCGCAGCTGCCGGCGCGGGACGACCCCGGTGACGCTCACGCTGCGGGAGTACGCGGTGCTGGAGTATCTGGCACGCCGCAGTGGCGAGACCGTCTCCAAGACGGAAGTACTGGAGCACGTGTGGGACCACACGTTCGACGGTGACGTGAATGTCGTCGAGGTCTACGTCAGCACCCTGCGCCGCAAGATCGACGCCCCGTTCCAGCGACGTACGATCCGTACCGTGCGCGGGATCGGCTACCGGCTCGAAGCAGGGGAAGGGCTCCGCCGGTGA